The Manihot esculenta cultivar AM560-2 chromosome 11, M.esculenta_v8, whole genome shotgun sequence genome includes a region encoding these proteins:
- the LOC110625585 gene encoding wall-associated receptor kinase-like 22 has translation MLELARAAATTAILGQGCGGRCGDIEIQYPFGFRADCAMDKWFVIDCIQTANSTSPFISSINLEVLNINYTYSRLLVKGPIFSYNCSHPKAGQAVDLIRTSLTFSGYNNFTVVGCNNRAVLSSSEADGNGCQPTCDENVKPQGCSGNRCCQTSIPYFQQLFAPSFQDVDNDQCRMAFTAETQWFEANVTDPYKVQELDYVPVLLDWKINATALESLVIDEKSTYNDPIVYYDKFDFPYPYNTVLKCREGFIGNPYLPIGCQDINECEDPKVRSHCHGLCVNTQGSYKCVHSRSWITILGISVAFGALILLISTWWLYKFIRKSKQIKLKRKFFNKNGGLLLRQLSSSRERTKIFSCKELDDATDHFSVNRIIGQGGQGAVYKGTLLDGRVVAIKKSMKVDEAKVEEFINECVILSQINHRNVVKLLGCSLETEVPLLVYEFIPNGTLYQYLHHQNDEFQLTWEMRLRIATQVSRAISYLHSEVCMPIYHRDIKTTNILLDEKYTAKVSDFGVSRSIQIDRSHLTTHVKGTFGYVDPEYFQSSLLTEKSDVYSFGVVLVELLTGQKPISSERVEEGVGLAACFILSMEDDKLFDMLDPRIVDQCDIEEVIAVANLARRCLNLNGKLRPTMKEVLTELEGIRLSQKETSIQQNAFNEVEPNPSDVSSTSTSSCCDSPQISINIFKANTVFEPVKEDKALTV, from the exons ATGCTGGAATTAGCGAGAGCAGCTGCAACAACAGCTATACTAGGGCAGGGCTGTGGAGGCAGATGTGGAGACATTGAAATTCAATACCCATTTGGTTTTAGAGCTGATTGTGCCATGGACAAATGGTTTGTGATTGATTGCATTCAAACTGCGAACTCCACTTCACCTTTCATAAGCAGCATCAACTTGGAAGTGCTAAATATCAATTATACATACAGCCGCTTACTAGTCAAGGGTCCAATATTCTCCTACAATTGTAGCCATCCCAAAGCCGGCCAAGCTGTGGATTTAATTCGGACATCATTAACCTTTTCTGGGTACAATAACTTCACCGTTGTAGGTTGCAACAACCGTGCCGTGCTATCCTCTTCTGAGGCAGACGGCAATGGATGCCAACCAACCTGCGACGAGAATGTTAAACCTCAAGGGTGCTCTGGAAACAGATGCTGCCAAACCTCAATCCCTTATTTTCAACAGCTATTTGCACCCAGTTTTCAAGATGTGGATAATGATCAATGCAGGATGGCCTTCACGGCGGAAACACAATGGTTCGAGGCTAACGTAACAGATCCATACAAGGTGCAAGAATTGGACTACGTCCCAGTTCTTCTGGACTGGAAAATCAATGCAACAGCCTTGGAATCGCTTGTTATTGATGAGAAATCCACATACAATGATCCCATTGTTTACTATGACAAATTCGATTTCCCTTACCCCTACAACACTGTCTTAAAGTGTCGTGAAGGCTTCATAGGCAACCCTTATCTACCTATTGGATGCCAAG ATATTAATGAATGCGAGGATCCAAAGGTGAGAAGTCACTGCCATGGATTATGCGTAAATACACAAGGCTCTTATAAATGCGTACACAGTAGATCCTGGATTACTATTCTTG GTATTAGTGTAGCATTTGGAGCATTGATTCTCCTAATTAGTACGTGGtggttatataaatttattaggaAAAGCAAACAGATAAagcttaaaagaaaatttttcaaCAAGAATGGTGGTTTGTTGTTGCGACAACTCAGTTCAAGTCGAGAGAGGACCAAAATATTCAGTTGTAAGGAGTTAGACGATGCAACAGATCATTTTAGTGTGAACAGAATTATTGGTCAAGGTGGCCAAGGCGCTGTGTATAAAGGAACATTGTTGGATGGAAGAGTTGTTGCAATTAAAAAGTCCATGAAAGTAGACGAAGCAAAAGTTGAAGAATTTATTAATGAGTGTGTCATTTTGTCACAAATTAATCACAGAAATGTTGTAAAGCTACTTGGTTGTAGCTTGGAGACTGAGGTTCCTCTTCTTGTCTATGAGTTCATCCCAAATGGAACCCTTTATCAGTATCTCCATCATCAGAACGACGAGTTTCAGTTAACATGGGAAATGCGATTACGAATTGCTACCCAAGTTTCTAGGGCAATTTCGTATCTGCACTCAGAGGTATGCATGCCGATTTATCATCGAGATATTAAGACTACAAATATTCTGTTGGATGAAAAGTATACAGCAAAAGTTTCAGATTTTGGAGTTTCAAGATCTATCCAGATTGATAGAAGTCATCTGACTACTCATGTAAAGGGAACTTTTGGATATGTAGATCCAGAATACTTTCAATCAAGCTTGCTTACTGAAAAGAGTGATGTTTACAGTTTTGGTGTAGTCCTTGTTGAGCTCTTAACTGGACAAAAACCAATTTCTTCAGAAAGAGTAGAAGAAGGTGTTGGATTAGCTGCATGTTTCATTCTTTCAATGGAAGATGACAAACTCTTTGATATGCTTGATCCACGAATTGTGGACCAATGTGACATAGAAGAAGTTATTGCAGTTGCTAATCTTGCAAGAAGATGCTTGAACTTGAATGGCAAGCTACGGCCTACTATGAAAGAAGTATTGACAGAGTTGGAAGGGATTCGATTATCTCAGAAAGAAACAAGTATTCAACAAAATGCTTTCAATGAAGTTGAACCAAACCCTTCAGATGTTTCATCAACTTCCACAAGCTCATGTTGTGACAGTCCTCAAATTTCCATAAACATTTTCAAAGCCAACACAGTCTTTGAGCCAGTGAAAGAAGATAAAGCATTAACTGTTTAA
- the LOC110625584 gene encoding wall-associated receptor kinase-like 8: MALQLETLLIVGSLLLPTAAATTAKGRRNCGGRCGDIEIQYPFGIRADCSMDNWFVIDCIQTANSTTPFISSINLELLNIDYAQSHVIVKGPIFSYKCSHPNTGQAVNLTNTSFAFSVFNIFAVVGCNNRAVLSSSQLDCVGCQPTCEENVKPQGCYGNRCCQAPIPHYQQIFAPSFEDLDDEQCRMAFVARRQWFKYNVQDPYKVQELEYVPILLDWKMNAKALGSFIIDEDSSYYDPIAYYDKSDFPYPYNTALRCRDGFTGNPYLPHGCQESNECKDPMVRSRCHGLCINTKGSHKCVLKRSWIIILSISVAIGTLILLLSTWWLYEFIKKRKQIKRRRKFFEQNGGLLLRQQLRPSHGNVERTKIFSCKELDKATDHFNVSRILGQGGQGTVYKGMLVDGRIVAIKKSMKANKAKVEEFINECVILSQINHRNIVKLLGCCLETEVPLLVYEFIPNGTLYQYLHHQNNEFQLTWEMRLQIATQVSRAISYLHSEVCIPIYHRDIKSTNILLDEKYTAKVSDFGASRYIQIDRSHLTTHVKGTFGYVDPEYFQSSMLTEKSDVYSFGVVLVELLTGQKPVSSERVQEGIGLAACFILSMEDDKLFDIIDTQIVNKCDREEIIAVANLAKRCLNLNGKLRPTMKEVSIELEGIRLSHKDRNVQHNVGNEIEPNPSNTSSASSASSSKSQVSNISSLKQRQ; the protein is encoded by the exons atggCGTTGCAATTGGAGACCCTACTCATTGTCGGCTCACTGCTGTTACCGACAGCAGCTGCCACAACAGCCAAAGGAAGGCGGAACTGTGGAGGCAGATGTGGAGACATTGAAATCCAATACCCATTTGGTATTAGAGCTGATTGCTCCATGGACAATTGGTTTGTGATCGATTGCATTCAAACTGCAAACTCTACTACACCTTTCATAAGCAGTATCAACTTGGAGCTGCTAAATATCGACTATGCACAAAGCCACGTAATAGTAAAGGGTCCAATATTCTCCTACAAGTGTAGCCACCCCAACACTGGCCAAGCAGTGAATTTAACGAACACATCATTCGCCTTTTCAGTTTTCAACATCTTCGCCGTTGTGGGCTGCAACAACCGTGCTGTGCTATCATCTTCTCAGCTAGACTGTGTAGGATGCCAACCGACCTGCGAAGAGAATGTCAAGCCTCAAGGGTGCTATGGAAACAGATGCTGCCAAGCCCCAATCCCTCATTATCAACAGATATTTGCGCCTagttttgaagatttggatgATGAACAATGCAGGATGGCCTTCGTAGCGAGAAGACAATGGTTCAAGTATAACGTGCAAGATCCCTATAAGGTGCAAGAATTGGAATATGTTCCAATTCTTCTGGATTGGAAAATGAATGCAAAAGCCTTAGGATCGTTTATAATTGATGAGGATTCTTCCTACTATGATCCCATTGCTTACTATGACAAATCTGATTTCCCTTACCCCTACAACACAGCTTTAAGGTGTCGTGATGGCTTCACAGGCAATCCTTATCTACCTCATGGATGCCAag AAAGTAATGAATGCAAGGATCCAATGGTGCGAAGTCGCTGTCATGGATTATGCATAAATACAAAAGGCTCTCACAAATGCGTGCTCAAGAGATCTTGGATCATTATTCTAA GTATCAGTGTGGCCATTGGAACATTGATTCTCCTGCTTAGTACATGGTGgttatatgaatttattaagaaaagaaaacagATAAAGCGTCGAAGAAAATTCTTTGAGCAGAATGGTGGTTTGTTATTGCGCCAACAACTCCGTCCAAGTCATGGCAACGTTGAAAGGACCAAAATCTTTAGTTGTAAGGAGCTGGACAAAGCCACAGATCACTTTAACGTAAGCAGAATTCTAGGTCAAGGAGGACAAGGCACCGTTTATAAAGGAATGTTGGTTGATGGAAGAATAGTTGCAATAAAAAAATCCATGAAAGCAAACAAAGCAAAAGTTGAAGAATTCATTAACGAGTGCGTCATTTTATCACAAATTAATCACAGAAATATTGTAAAACTTCTTGGGTGTTGCTTAGAGACTGAGGTTCCTCTTCTTGTCTATGAGTTCATCCCTAATGGAACCCTTTATCAGTATCTTCATCATCAAAACAACGAGTTTCAATTAACATGGGAAATGCGATTACAAATTGCTACCCAAGTTTCTAGAGCAATTTCATATCTGCACTCAGAAGTATGCATCCCGATTTATCATCGAGATATTAAGTCTACAAATATATTGTTGGATGAAAAATATACAGCAAAAGTTTCAGATTTTGGAGCTTCAAGGTATATTCAAATTGATAGAAGTCATCTGACTACTCATGTAAAGGGAACCTTTGGATATGTAGATCCAGAGTACTTTCAATCAAGCATGCTTACTGAAAAGAGCGATGTCTATAGTTTTGGTGTTGTCCTCGTCGAGCTCTTGACTGGACAGAAACCTGTTTCTTCAGAAAGAGTACAAGAAGGAATTGGTTTGGCCGCTTGTTTCATTCTTTCAATGGAAGATGATAAACTCTTTGATATAATTGATACGCAAATTGTGAACAAATGTGATAGAGAAGAGATTATTGCAGTGGCTAATCTTGCAAAAAGATGTCTGAACTTGAACGGCAAGCTGCGACCCACTATGAAAGAAGTGTCGATAGAGTTGGAAGGGATTCGATTATCTCATAAAGATAGAAATGTTCAACATAACGTTGGTAATGAAATTGAACCAAACCCTTCTAATACTTCATCTGCTTCGTCTGCTTCAAGTTCTAAGAGTCAAGTTTCAAACATATCATCTTTAAAGCAGCGACAGTGA
- the LOC110625583 gene encoding wall-associated receptor kinase-like 8, with the protein MGRGLSLQWASLLTFLLPQMLSESSGLPMKSCESKCGDIDIEYPFGIGANCSMNDWFVVVCNGTADNRRAFISSINLEVTDFLYERSRLRVKSPVVSFNCDENHSNSVVDLRRTPFTVASYNRFTVVGCKARALLTSAEPDIIGCQPTCNKKLKPQGRNPPCSGNRCCQTSIPYYLQVFKPSFQKENGKEGKRVCKLAFIVESTWFKSNIKDPHKVQEREYVPMLVDWKINATDMESLGINKETTNWSFRYYNGFGFPYPNNSMLMCRRGYAGNPYLPDGCQDVDECMDFEVRSRCSGKCINTRGSYRCEAQKSWIFILGSSMGFGLLSLLLTSWWLSKFIKKRKRSQRKKKFFKKNGGLLLKQQVCSSKDNVEKTTICSLKELEKATDRFNVNRILGKGGQGTVYKGMLADGKIVAVKKSEKVDQTRVEQFINEVVILSQINHRNVVKLLGCCLETDVPLLVYEFIPNGTLFHYLHHPTEEFQLSWKMRLQIAIEVAGALSYLHSAASIPIYHRDIKSTNILLDEKYRAKVSDFGTSRSIPLDHTHLTTRVLGTFGYLDPEYFQSSQFTEKSDVYSFGVVLVELLTGQQPLSSASLRDGVGLAAHFIMSVEEDKLFDVLDSRIVEQCDKEEVMVVASVAKRCLNLNGKQRPTMKEVIMELEGIQFPQKDHLSILRKSDEFESNLWDGCSFTTFSSSDCCTDLPVEI; encoded by the exons ATGGGAAGAGGATTGTCTCTGCAATGGGCGTCTCTGCTCACTTTCTTGCTGCCGCAAATGTTATCAGAATCATCAGGTTTACCAATGAAGAGCTGTGAATCTAAATGCGGCGACATTGATATCGAATACCCATTTGGTATTGGAGCCAACTGTTCCATGAACGACTGGTTTGTGGTCGTTTGCAATGGAACTGCCGATAATCGGAGAGCTTTCATAAGCAGCATCAACCTGGAGGTGACAGACTTTTTATATGAAAGAAGCCGATTGCGAGTTAAAAGCCCAGTAGTTTCATTCAACTGCGACGAGAATCACTCAAACAGTGTAGTGGATTTAAGAAGGACTCCATTCACAGTCGCAAGCTACAACAGATTCACCGTTGTAGGATGCAAAGCTCGAGCTTTGCTGACCTCTGCTGAGCCAGACATTATAGGTTGCCAGCCGACCTGTAACAAAAAGCTTAAACCTCAGGGAAGAAACCCTCCATGCTCCGGCAACAGATGCTGTCAGACATCAATTCCTTATTATCTGCAAGTGTTTAAACCCAGTTTTCAGAAGGAGAATGGTAAGGAAGGCAAAAGGGTATGCAAGCTAGCGTTCATAGTGGAAAGCACCTGGTTCAAATCTAACATAAAAGATCCACATAAGGTGCAAGAGAGGGAGTATGTTCCAATGCTGGTGGATTGGAAGATCAATGCAACAGACATGGAATCTCTTGGAATTAATAAGGAAACAACGAATTGGTCTTTTAGGTATTATAATGGATTTGGTTTCCCGTATCCCAACAACAGCATGTTAATGTGCCGGCGAGGTTATGCCGGCAACCCTTATCTTCCCGATGGATGCCAAG ATGTTGATGAATGCATGGATTTTGAAGTAAGAAGTCGGTGCAGTGGAAAGTGCATAAACACTCGTGGTTCATACAGATGCGAGGCCCAAAAATCATGGATTTTCATTTTAG GTAGCAGCATGGGTTTTGGCTTATTAAGCCTGCTTCTTACTTCATGGTGGTTATCTAAATTCATCAAGAAACGAAAACGCAGCCAACGTAAGAAAAAATTCTTCAAGAAGAATGGTGGTTTGTtgttaaaacagcaagtatgtTCAAGCAAAGACAATGTTGAGAAGACGACAATATGCAGTTTAAAGGAATTAGAAAAGGCAACAGATCGCTTCAACGTGAATAGAATTCTCGGCAAAGGTGGCCAAGGAACTGTTTACAAAGGAATGTTAGCAGATGGAAAAATCGTCGCAGTTAAAAAATCCGAGAAAGTAGACCAAACAAGAGTCGAACAATTCATTAACGAGGTTGTCATTCTGTCTCAAATTAATCATAGAAATGTCGTAAAGCTTCTTGGGTGTTGTTTGGAGACTGATGTTCCTTTACTTGTCTATGAATTCATCCCCAACGGAACTCTTTTTCATTATCTTCATCACCCAACTGAGGAGTTCCAATTATCGTGGAAAATGAGATTGCAGATAGCTATAGAAGTTGCCGGAGCACTTTCCTACTTGCACTCAGCTGCTTCAATACCGATTTATCACCGAGATATTAAGTCCACTAACATTCTCTTGGACGAGAAGTATAGAGCAAAAGTATCAGATTTTGGAACTTCAAGGTCAATTCCTCTTGATCACACTCATCTCACTACTCGTGTATTAGGAACTTTTGGATATTTAGATCCTGAGTATTTTCAGTCGAGCCAATTTACAGAGAAGAGTGATGTTTATAGTTTCGGAGTAGTTCTTGTCGAGCTTTTGACCGGACAACAACCGCTTTCTTCAGCAAGCTTACGAGATGGCGTAGGTTTAGCTGCACATTTCATTATGTCAGTGGAAGAAGATAAACTCTTTGATGTGCTTGATTCTCGAATTGTGGAGCAATGTGATAAAGAAGAAGTGATGGTGGTTGCTAGTGTAGCAAAAAGATGCTTGAACTTGAACGGAAAGCAACGACCTACAATGAAAGAAGTGATAATGGAATTGGAAGGGATTCAATTTCCTCAAAAAGATCATTTGAGTATTCTAAGAAAAAGTGATGAATTTGAATCCAATCTCTGGGATGGCTGCTCTTTCACCACTTTCTCTAGTTCTGATTGTTGTACAGATTTGCCTGTAGAAATCTAA